In Caldicellulosiruptor obsidiansis OB47, a single window of DNA contains:
- a CDS encoding putative polysaccharide biosynthesis protein — MKKGLVYSAVILTVGSLFAKFVGVFLKLPLINIVGDYGIGLYQLPYPIYTTVLTFTMTGFSFAVSKQISHFHAEKDYRACKLTFYTSLIVITAISFIFLLAYVLLSKKIIEIFKWPKEAYIPYLSLAPALFLVSVQASYRGYFNGVKKMYITSISQIIESMGRVCFGLLFCILFLKKGIHFSIAGALAGSSVGALFSLIYLDVALRKDETINDMEKSAENTQLYHDIFLTCKNILLLTIYFSLSSLLMSVISIVDSLLFPYFMHMRGYHDRIISQLFGIFSGKAMTLIHVPLTFSVSMAVSIVSYVVAAKQQKERRELVSAAFEYIILVTLPSCVAFYFFSDTIFKLVFFNAIAGDDVLKISAFLTILISLVQFTTSVLQAIGHFMVPVKSILLGVIIKILCMFVFIVVYNLNISGLILANIICYFVVFVINLDKLKSFGFAHFNTWKMFYIVLSSVIMVIVGKIVLCVFKTSVFIEGIVMIICSICAYFMCAFIFGILKVSTIKDFIFEVKRK; from the coding sequence ATGAAAAAGGGATTAGTGTATTCAGCAGTTATCTTGACAGTGGGGTCACTGTTTGCAAAATTTGTGGGTGTGTTTTTAAAGCTCCCTCTAATAAATATTGTTGGTGATTATGGGATAGGGTTGTATCAACTGCCTTATCCCATTTATACTACTGTGTTGACGTTCACAATGACTGGTTTTTCATTCGCAGTTTCAAAACAGATTTCTCATTTTCATGCAGAAAAAGATTACAGGGCTTGTAAACTCACATTTTACACAAGTTTGATTGTTATAACAGCTATTTCTTTTATATTTTTGCTTGCATATGTGCTTTTATCTAAAAAGATTATAGAAATTTTCAAGTGGCCCAAAGAGGCCTATATTCCATACTTGTCTTTAGCTCCTGCACTTTTTCTTGTCTCTGTGCAAGCATCATACAGAGGGTATTTTAACGGTGTTAAAAAGATGTACATTACATCAATCTCCCAGATAATAGAGTCGATGGGACGAGTTTGTTTTGGACTTTTGTTTTGTATTTTGTTTTTAAAAAAAGGAATTCACTTTTCGATTGCGGGAGCACTCGCAGGGAGCAGTGTAGGTGCTTTGTTTTCTTTAATCTACCTTGATGTAGCTTTACGTAAAGACGAGACTATAAATGATATGGAAAAGAGTGCAGAAAATACACAGTTATACCATGATATATTTTTGACATGTAAAAACATTCTTTTGCTTACCATTTATTTTTCGCTGTCCTCCCTTTTGATGTCAGTAATATCAATTGTTGACTCTTTGCTTTTTCCATATTTCATGCATATGAGAGGGTATCATGATAGAATAATCTCACAACTGTTTGGAATATTTTCTGGCAAGGCAATGACTCTTATACATGTTCCACTCACATTCAGTGTGTCGATGGCTGTAAGTATAGTTTCGTATGTTGTGGCTGCGAAACAGCAGAAAGAAAGAAGAGAGCTTGTCTCTGCAGCTTTTGAGTACATTATTCTTGTGACGCTGCCTTCTTGTGTGGCATTTTACTTTTTTTCAGATACGATATTCAAACTTGTATTTTTCAATGCTATTGCAGGAGATGATGTGCTTAAAATCTCTGCTTTTCTTACTATCTTGATCTCTCTTGTTCAATTTACAACGTCGGTGTTGCAAGCAATTGGACATTTTATGGTACCTGTAAAAAGTATCCTTTTAGGCGTGATCATAAAGATTCTGTGCATGTTCGTGTTTATCGTGGTATACAACCTGAACATATCGGGTCTTATCTTGGCTAATATCATATGCTACTTTGTGGTCTTTGTGATAAACTTAGATAAGTTAAAATCTTTTGGTTTTGCCCATTTTAATACATGGAAGATGTTTTATATTGTCCTTTCAAGTGTTATAATGGTTATTGTAGGGAAGATCGTCCTTTGCGTTTTCAAAACCTCTGTTTTTATCGAAGGTATTGTTATGATAATTTGCAGTATATGTGCGTATTTTATGTGTGCCTTTATATTCGGTATATTGAAGGTTTCAACAATAAAAGATTTTATTTTTGAGGTGAAAAGAAAATGA
- the spo0A gene encoding sporulation transcription factor Spo0A translates to MEKLKVVIADDNRQFNMLLTEVFNSQPDFLVVGNSYDGIETLKVVEEKKPDLLMLDIIMPYLDGIGVIENLSNVEKHPNIIVISAVGQENISQKAINMGALYYFVKPFDLNIMIERVRQLLSNLSSKSEAVDANFSKSAEKKPVSEVDLEAEVTEILKEVGIPAHVRGYQFLRDAIVAATMDADLLNGITKVLYPLIAEKYNTTPTRVERAIRHAIEISSTRGKADTLYKYFGYSTSQDKGKPTNAKFIAMISDKLRLKIKKSSQTK, encoded by the coding sequence ATGGAAAAATTAAAGGTAGTAATTGCTGATGATAATAGACAGTTCAACATGCTTTTAACAGAAGTTTTTAATTCTCAGCCAGATTTCTTGGTGGTTGGCAATTCGTATGATGGTATAGAAACTTTAAAAGTAGTTGAGGAAAAGAAACCAGATCTTCTGATGCTGGATATCATAATGCCATACCTTGATGGAATTGGTGTAATAGAAAATCTTTCAAACGTGGAAAAACATCCAAACATAATTGTTATCTCTGCAGTTGGTCAAGAGAATATATCACAAAAAGCAATTAACATGGGAGCTTTGTACTACTTTGTTAAACCTTTTGATTTGAATATTATGATAGAAAGGGTAAGGCAGCTTTTATCAAACTTATCTTCAAAGTCGGAGGCTGTCGACGCAAATTTCTCAAAATCTGCTGAGAAAAAACCTGTAAGCGAAGTGGACCTGGAAGCTGAGGTTACAGAAATTCTCAAAGAGGTCGGAATTCCTGCACACGTAAGAGGTTATCAGTTTTTGAGAGATGCGATTGTTGCAGCAACAATGGATGCTGACCTCTTAAATGGTATCACAAAGGTGTTATATCCTCTAATTGCAGAAAAGTACAACACAACACCAACAAGGGTAGAAAGAGCAATAAGACATGCGATAGAGATTTCATCAACAAGGGGTAAGGCAGACACGCTTTACAAGTATTTTGGATATTCCACATCACAGGATAAAGGAAAGCCGACTAACGCCAAGTTTATAGCTATGATAAGTGACAAGCTAAGGCTAAAGATAAAGAAGTCTTCCCAAACAAAATGA
- the spoIVB gene encoding SpoIVB peptidase, producing MKKLVGGLFLFYILLTIFFVIYLYITPDCLTCYSSDKAISIKTPVFINVNLNPSSIQSSTQINFFYRTNKIYISKKVSSVLCELKIGSIPLKRVKISILESNNVYVSGKFVGIKVMTDGILVIGYSYVNSSKSSSQVPAKEAGIQIGDKIVYVDGQKVKDCRQLFEIINSSGGKSLVFVIKRGQLYKQLNIKPVLSSEGVYKIGLWVRDGTSGIGTVTFIDTKRKVFGALGHGISDIDTGILLDVKEGQIYAAEIVDIRKNDKNEIGEVIGRINEHCVVGDVIINSPYGIYGKVAQNNFWNGLQDMEIARVQDIHVGSAYILSGISGNVEKFKIKIERILPLYRNSTKAFVIKITDKRLLQLTSGIVQGMSGSPIIQDNKLVGAVTHVFLKEPEKGYGVFIDNMLNITNLIK from the coding sequence GTGAAAAAGCTGGTAGGTGGACTTTTTCTTTTTTACATCTTGCTTACTATCTTTTTTGTCATTTACCTTTACATTACCCCAGATTGTTTGACTTGCTACAGCTCAGATAAGGCTATCTCTATTAAAACTCCTGTTTTTATTAATGTAAATCTAAATCCTTCAAGTATTCAAAGTAGCACGCAAATAAATTTTTTTTATAGAACAAACAAGATTTATATTTCAAAAAAGGTTTCTTCAGTTTTATGTGAGCTAAAAATTGGCTCAATACCACTTAAAAGAGTAAAAATCTCCATTCTTGAGTCAAACAACGTTTACGTTTCTGGAAAATTTGTAGGGATTAAGGTTATGACAGATGGAATACTTGTTATCGGGTATTCTTACGTAAACAGTAGTAAATCGAGTTCCCAAGTTCCTGCGAAAGAAGCAGGCATTCAAATAGGTGATAAGATTGTATATGTAGATGGACAAAAGGTAAAAGACTGCAGACAGCTTTTTGAAATTATAAACTCATCAGGTGGCAAGTCGTTGGTTTTTGTAATTAAAAGAGGGCAACTTTACAAACAACTCAATATAAAACCAGTTCTTAGCAGTGAAGGTGTGTACAAAATAGGGCTGTGGGTCAGAGACGGTACAAGCGGCATTGGAACAGTTACATTTATAGATACCAAAAGAAAGGTATTTGGCGCTCTTGGTCACGGCATATCAGACATAGATACCGGGATTCTTCTGGATGTTAAAGAAGGTCAAATTTACGCAGCGGAAATAGTTGATATAAGGAAAAATGATAAAAATGAGATTGGTGAAGTTATAGGCAGAATTAATGAACACTGTGTGGTCGGAGATGTGATTATTAATTCTCCGTATGGAATTTATGGGAAAGTTGCTCAGAATAATTTTTGGAATGGTCTTCAGGATATGGAGATTGCAAGGGTTCAGGATATTCACGTAGGTAGTGCATATATCTTGAGCGGGATCTCTGGTAATGTGGAAAAGTTTAAAATAAAAATAGAAAGGATCTTGCCTCTTTACAGAAATTCGACAAAAGCATTTGTTATAAAGATTACTGACAAGAGACTTCTTCAGCTCACATCTGGGATTGTTCAGGGAATGAGTGGTTCTCCAATTATACAGGATAACAAACTTGTGGGTGCTGTTACTCATGTGTTTTTGAAAGAACCAGAAAAAGGATATGGCGTTTTTATAGATAATATGCTAAATATCACAAACCTTATTAAATAA
- the recN gene encoding DNA repair protein RecN has translation MLKRLLIENIAIIDRLDIEFDKGLTILTGETGAGKSIIIDSLSLLLGTKFKKDVIRTGCSKACVSAIFEIEKKSTLDALIQMGISLEDNFLIVSREVYSSGKNICRVNNQFVLLSTLREITKHIFEIHGQNETHLLNDKRIQLLYIDRFCGKELEELKAEYKDLYHDYQEKKRLYEQIITKEEERERQLDLLNYQINEIESVKPQIGEDTELEKRKEIIQNSWKLKHNSEKILDTINNTIIDSLEMCIRLANENSRFDKEFETISERLNNVYYEIEDIVFSISKKSQNYEVNKEEIELIVDRLDKINRLKKKYGSTIEKILEYRNNLLEEREKIKSSNEQALELKEYLSKTKTRLEEISKKMSEIRRKKTNEFEQKVLEILSQLEMKNVKFYIKFLERELYEEGIDEVEFLIATNVGQQPKLLSAIASGGELSRIMLAIKSIMAEKDDVELIIFDEIDSGLSGVVANKLAKLLKELSKKHQIICITHLPQVAAAADIHYYVYKEVKENLTISNIKRLEGNESLMEIARMFSGENVTESSLLHAKQLKSQFS, from the coding sequence ATGTTAAAAAGATTATTAATTGAAAACATTGCTATAATTGATAGACTTGACATTGAATTTGACAAAGGTCTGACTATACTGACAGGTGAAACTGGTGCCGGCAAGTCTATTATCATTGATTCATTATCCTTGCTTTTGGGTACAAAATTTAAAAAAGATGTTATAAGAACAGGATGTTCAAAGGCCTGCGTGTCTGCAATTTTTGAAATTGAAAAAAAGAGTACTCTTGATGCGCTGATTCAAATGGGAATTTCTCTTGAAGACAATTTTTTGATTGTTAGCCGTGAAGTGTACAGCAGTGGCAAAAACATCTGCAGGGTTAACAATCAGTTTGTATTGCTCTCAACTTTAAGAGAAATAACTAAGCACATCTTTGAAATTCATGGACAGAATGAGACTCATCTTCTAAACGATAAAAGGATTCAACTTTTGTACATAGATAGGTTCTGTGGGAAAGAACTTGAAGAGTTAAAAGCTGAGTATAAGGATTTATACCATGATTATCAAGAGAAAAAAAGGCTTTATGAACAGATAATAACAAAAGAAGAAGAGCGGGAAAGACAACTTGATTTACTAAATTATCAAATAAATGAAATTGAAAGTGTAAAACCCCAAATAGGTGAGGATACAGAGCTTGAAAAAAGAAAAGAGATTATCCAAAACAGTTGGAAACTTAAGCACAACAGTGAAAAGATTCTCGATACTATTAACAACACAATCATAGATTCTCTTGAGATGTGTATCAGACTTGCTAACGAAAATTCAAGATTTGACAAGGAATTTGAGACAATATCTGAAAGATTGAACAACGTGTATTATGAAATCGAAGATATCGTATTTTCTATTTCCAAAAAAAGCCAGAATTACGAAGTGAATAAAGAGGAAATAGAACTGATAGTGGATAGGCTTGATAAAATAAACAGGTTAAAGAAAAAATATGGAAGCACAATTGAAAAGATACTGGAGTACAGAAATAATTTGTTAGAAGAAAGAGAAAAAATCAAAAGTAGTAATGAACAAGCTCTTGAACTAAAAGAGTATTTGAGCAAAACCAAAACAAGACTTGAAGAAATTTCTAAGAAAATGTCAGAGATCAGGCGGAAAAAGACTAATGAGTTTGAACAAAAGGTATTAGAAATTCTTTCACAGCTTGAAATGAAAAATGTAAAGTTTTATATTAAGTTTCTTGAAAGAGAGCTTTATGAAGAGGGAATTGACGAAGTTGAATTTTTGATAGCAACAAACGTTGGTCAGCAGCCAAAGCTTCTTTCTGCCATTGCTTCAGGCGGGGAACTTTCGAGAATAATGCTTGCAATAAAATCCATCATGGCAGAGAAAGATGACGTGGAGCTGATCATCTTTGATGAGATAGACAGCGGGCTGAGTGGAGTTGTCGCCAACAAGCTTGCAAAACTTTTAAAGGAGCTTTCTAAGAAACACCAAATTATTTGTATTACACATCTGCCACAGGTTGCTGCTGCCGCAGATATTCATTATTATGTATATAAAGAGGTTAAAGAAAACTTAACCATTTCCAATATAAAAAGACTTGAGGGAAATGAATCGCTTATGGAGATTGCCAGAATGTTCTCAGGAGAAAATGTTACAGAAAGTTCTCTTCTCCATGCAAAACAGCTAAAGTCCCAGTTTTCCTGA
- a CDS encoding arginine repressor: MKSERQQKILEIIQNEDIETQEELVERLKALGYDVTQATVSRDIKELRLTKVLTETGKYKYAVLSGPEANITEKLIKVFSESIIKYDTADNLVIIKTITGAAQGAAAAIDSLSWPEVVGTIAGDDTIFIATKGSAAADKIVERIKAIISQGE, encoded by the coding sequence ATGAAGTCTGAAAGACAACAAAAGATTTTAGAAATAATTCAAAATGAAGATATAGAAACACAGGAAGAGCTTGTAGAAAGACTCAAGGCACTTGGCTACGATGTGACACAGGCTACAGTCTCAAGAGACATCAAAGAGCTAAGACTTACCAAGGTTTTGACTGAAACAGGGAAATACAAATATGCAGTTTTATCAGGTCCAGAAGCAAATATTACCGAAAAACTTATCAAGGTCTTTTCTGAGTCGATAATCAAATACGACACTGCTGATAACCTGGTTATTATAAAGACAATTACAGGTGCTGCACAGGGTGCTGCTGCTGCCATTGATTCTCTGAGCTGGCCCGAAGTTGTGGGTACAATTGCAGGTGATGATACCATTTTTATAGCAACTAAAGGCAGTGCAGCAGCTGACAAGATAGTTGAGAGGATAAAAGCTATCATAAGCCAAGGTGAGTAG
- a CDS encoding NAD(+)/NADH kinase: MIVGIFVNFQKEHSSEILENIVSIFNHNRVNWLLINEENKKAKNFDLLITIGGDGTLLNVVEKASIEATPVLAINCGRLGYLTEEVEEDIEKVIFKLLKKEYFIEERHIVEAGVKEKVFFALNDVCVVRNTFNIVDLCLYIDGVFAQEYRSDGIIVATATGSTAYSLSAGGPIVEPQLGVILVTPICPHSLSSRSLILGSTRTIKVENSSSENVQVVVDGRLVDELAPEEFIECKISQHKLKLIRLKQRNFYEILREKIKE, encoded by the coding sequence ATGATAGTTGGAATTTTTGTGAATTTTCAGAAAGAACACAGCAGCGAAATCTTAGAAAATATTGTATCTATTTTTAACCACAACAGAGTTAATTGGTTACTGATAAATGAAGAGAACAAAAAAGCTAAAAATTTTGACCTCCTTATAACAATAGGAGGAGATGGCACACTTCTGAATGTGGTTGAAAAGGCTTCTATAGAAGCCACACCAGTCCTTGCCATTAACTGTGGAAGGCTGGGGTATCTTACCGAAGAGGTAGAAGAGGATATTGAAAAAGTAATTTTTAAGCTGTTAAAAAAAGAGTATTTCATTGAAGAGAGGCACATTGTTGAAGCTGGTGTAAAGGAGAAGGTTTTCTTTGCACTGAATGATGTGTGTGTTGTGAGAAATACTTTTAATATAGTGGATCTGTGTCTTTATATTGATGGTGTGTTTGCTCAGGAGTATAGAAGTGATGGTATCATAGTAGCAACAGCTACTGGGTCGACTGCATATTCACTTTCGGCAGGCGGACCTATAGTTGAGCCACAGCTGGGGGTGATTTTAGTCACCCCTATTTGTCCTCATTCTTTGAGTTCAAGAAGTCTTATACTTGGCAGTACAAGAACAATAAAAGTGGAAAATTCATCTTCTGAAAATGTTCAGGTAGTAGTAGATGGTAGATTGGTGGATGAGCTTGCGCCAGAAGAATTTATTGAATGTAAAATTTCTCAACACAAGTTAAAACTTATAAGGCTTAAACAAAGAAATTTTTATGAGATTCTTAGAGAAAAAATAAAAGAGTAA
- a CDS encoding histidine triad nucleotide-binding protein: protein MIECIFCKILNKEIQSEIVYEDELVCAFKDINPTAPVHILVVPKPHIENLNAVQQQHKELIGHVFLVAKELAKKFGIDEKGYRIVVNCGADGGQTIDHLHFHLLGGRKFSWPAG from the coding sequence ATGATAGAATGTATCTTTTGCAAAATCTTAAATAAGGAAATTCAGTCTGAGATTGTGTATGAAGACGAACTTGTTTGTGCTTTTAAAGACATAAACCCTACTGCACCTGTGCACATCCTTGTAGTTCCAAAGCCACATATAGAAAATTTAAACGCTGTCCAGCAGCAACACAAAGAACTCATAGGTCATGTATTTCTTGTAGCAAAAGAATTGGCAAAAAAGTTTGGAATTGACGAGAAAGGATACAGAATTGTGGTAAACTGTGGAGCTGACGGGGGTCAAACTATTGACCATTTGCACTTTCACTTACTTGGCGGCAGAAAATTTTCCTGGCCAGCTGGCTAA
- the alaS gene encoding alanine--tRNA ligase, protein MYMSTDEIREKFLQFFESKGHLRLPSFSLIPKNDKSLLLINAGMAPLKPYFLGIEEPPRRRITTCQKCIRTPDIDRVGKTARHATFFEMLGNFSFGDYFKREAIIWAWEFVTEVLKLPRERLWVTIYEEDDEAFEIWHKEVGLEPQRIKRMGKEDNFWEIGTGPCGPCSEIYFDRGEDKGCGKPTCGIGCDCDRFVEFWNLVFTQFDKDENGVYHRLKNPNIDTGMGLERIAAIMQEVDSLFDIDIVKAIRNKVCEVTNYEYGKNAEKDVSVRVITDHIRGIVFMIGDGILPSNEGRGYVLRRLIRRASRHGRMLGKKEAFLHLIVDTVIESYKNPYPELVQKAEYIKKVLYNEESRFNQTIDVGLEILENEIEKLKKNKETILNGEIAFKMYDTYGFPLDLTKEIAAEKGIIVDQERFDELMQQQKERARAAQKELENAGWKDINIVIEEDIETVFVGYETLKQESKILKIFMEDEEVAYAKEEDVCFVILDKTPFYAESGGQVADKGILEGEGVLAEVLDVKKGPKGTILHKVKVLKGEISVLSSVIAKVDEGLRFATMKNHTATHLLHSALRKILGQHAQQSGSQVSADRLRFDFAHYEPLSEEQIIEIEKMVNNVIQQAIPVEKIVTDLDSALRMGATALFDEKYSNVVRVIKIGDFSMELCGGTHVDNTGQIGMFKIISESSVAAGVRRIEAITGNKVYEFILNSQQTLKQLRSKVKASTDSEILAKIEQLENRIKDLENEVEKYKLLVIESEISSLIDKAVNYGEFKLIVNRKETDDMDYVKLFTDKIKERDSKAIVLNILEQGNKVTVLMSCSKEAVKKGVDCGKVVKEICAVLGGKGGGRPEFAQGGGNDILKIDIAVQTAENILKDILKGSA, encoded by the coding sequence ATGTACATGTCTACTGATGAAATAAGAGAAAAATTTCTCCAATTTTTTGAATCAAAAGGTCATTTGAGACTGCCAAGTTTTTCGCTTATTCCTAAAAATGATAAGAGCCTTCTTTTGATAAACGCTGGTATGGCACCACTAAAACCGTATTTTTTGGGGATTGAAGAACCTCCTCGCCGAAGGATTACTACATGTCAGAAGTGCATAAGAACGCCGGATATTGACAGAGTGGGTAAAACAGCAAGACATGCTACTTTCTTTGAAATGCTGGGCAATTTTTCGTTTGGTGATTATTTCAAGAGAGAAGCTATTATCTGGGCATGGGAGTTCGTCACAGAAGTTTTGAAACTTCCAAGAGAGAGGTTATGGGTTACAATATATGAGGAAGACGACGAAGCGTTTGAAATTTGGCACAAAGAGGTAGGCTTAGAGCCGCAGCGAATCAAGAGAATGGGGAAAGAAGATAACTTCTGGGAAATAGGAACAGGACCATGTGGACCGTGTTCTGAGATATACTTTGATAGAGGCGAAGATAAGGGTTGTGGCAAGCCCACTTGCGGCATTGGATGTGACTGTGACAGATTTGTTGAGTTTTGGAATTTAGTTTTTACTCAGTTTGATAAGGATGAGAATGGTGTATACCACAGGTTGAAAAATCCAAACATTGACACAGGTATGGGTCTTGAGAGAATTGCAGCAATTATGCAAGAGGTTGACTCTCTTTTTGACATTGACATAGTAAAAGCTATTCGTAACAAAGTATGTGAAGTTACAAACTATGAGTACGGAAAAAATGCTGAAAAAGATGTGTCGGTACGTGTTATCACAGACCATATTCGTGGCATAGTGTTCATGATTGGTGATGGTATTTTGCCTTCGAATGAAGGAAGAGGATATGTTTTGAGAAGGCTTATAAGGCGTGCTTCACGACATGGTAGGATGCTTGGTAAAAAAGAAGCGTTCTTGCACCTTATTGTAGACACAGTTATAGAGTCTTACAAAAATCCATATCCAGAACTTGTTCAAAAGGCTGAGTATATAAAGAAGGTGCTCTATAACGAGGAGAGCAGGTTCAATCAGACAATTGATGTTGGTCTTGAGATACTTGAAAATGAGATTGAAAAGCTTAAAAAGAACAAGGAAACCATTCTAAATGGTGAGATTGCATTTAAGATGTACGACACTTATGGATTTCCTCTTGACCTGACAAAGGAGATAGCTGCAGAAAAGGGAATTATTGTTGACCAAGAGAGATTTGATGAACTTATGCAGCAGCAAAAGGAAAGAGCTCGCGCAGCTCAAAAAGAGCTTGAAAATGCTGGCTGGAAGGATATAAACATTGTCATTGAGGAGGATATTGAAACAGTCTTTGTTGGATATGAAACATTAAAACAAGAGTCAAAGATACTAAAGATTTTTATGGAGGATGAAGAGGTAGCATACGCCAAAGAGGAAGATGTGTGCTTTGTTATCTTAGATAAAACTCCTTTTTATGCAGAAAGTGGTGGACAAGTTGCAGATAAGGGTATTTTAGAAGGCGAAGGAGTTTTAGCGGAGGTTTTAGATGTCAAGAAAGGACCGAAAGGAACAATTCTTCATAAGGTAAAGGTTTTAAAAGGTGAGATCTCTGTTTTGTCAAGTGTGATTGCCAAGGTTGATGAAGGTTTGAGATTTGCAACAATGAAGAATCATACAGCAACACATCTTTTACACAGTGCACTCAGAAAAATATTAGGGCAGCATGCACAACAAAGTGGTTCGCAGGTTAGTGCTGATAGGCTTAGATTTGACTTTGCTCATTATGAACCATTGTCCGAGGAACAAATAATTGAAATTGAAAAGATGGTCAATAATGTTATTCAACAGGCTATACCAGTTGAAAAAATTGTAACAGATTTGGACAGCGCCTTGAGAATGGGTGCTACTGCTCTGTTTGACGAAAAGTATTCCAATGTGGTAAGAGTTATAAAAATAGGCGATTTTAGTATGGAGTTATGTGGTGGAACACATGTTGATAACACAGGCCAGATAGGAATGTTCAAGATAATATCTGAGTCGAGTGTAGCTGCAGGTGTTAGAAGAATTGAAGCAATTACTGGAAACAAGGTATATGAGTTTATTCTAAATTCCCAGCAGACGTTAAAACAGTTAAGAAGTAAAGTGAAAGCCAGCACTGATTCTGAAATATTAGCTAAAATAGAACAGCTTGAAAATAGAATAAAGGATCTTGAAAACGAGGTAGAGAAGTATAAGCTTTTAGTTATCGAAAGTGAAATTTCATCACTTATTGACAAAGCAGTTAATTATGGCGAGTTCAAGCTGATTGTAAATAGAAAAGAGACAGACGATATGGACTATGTAAAACTTTTTACTGACAAGATTAAAGAAAGAGATTCAAAAGCAATTGTGCTCAATATCTTAGAGCAGGGTAACAAGGTCACTGTACTCATGTCATGTTCAAAAGAAGCAGTTAAAAAGGGAGTTGATTGTGGAAAAGTAGTAAAAGAAATATGTGCAGTACTTGGTGGAAAAGGCGGTGGAAGACCTGAATTTGCCCAAGGCGGTGGAAATGATATACTGAAGATAGACATAGCAGTGCAGACAGCTGAGAATATTTTGAAAGATATATTAAAGGGGAGTGCTTAA
- a CDS encoding AI-2E family transporter, with translation MHIIKLVKRYFTDILFIALIAIVIYFFANMKAFWPILIPFLIALFFSYLLKPCVDFLETKIRSRDISILISFAIIFGITVMVFVYFIPLFVSETKQLIQNVPEYIALIQKWFYEIDSKLLNKLNIDIKEILNANSINIEAVSKQTLSIFLNIVKSISSNILYYLLIPIISFYILRDWKRLVMWIKWLLPEKYRKEGLYIFADINRVLHQYIRGQLLDAVIVGLLSFFGFSLLSVRYAALLGVITGIGNLIPYFGPIFSSIPGVIIALSDSYIKAILVIVFLVLLQQVDSFIISPRVIGSKVGLHPLTIIIVIILANKIFGFVAMFFAIPIAAVIKIIFINIMKRIKPEEIE, from the coding sequence GTGCACATAATAAAATTGGTAAAAAGATATTTTACAGATATATTGTTCATAGCTCTAATTGCAATCGTTATTTATTTTTTTGCGAATATGAAGGCATTTTGGCCGATTCTGATTCCGTTTTTGATTGCACTATTTTTTTCATATCTCTTAAAACCTTGCGTAGATTTTTTAGAAACAAAGATTCGGTCAAGAGATATTTCAATCCTGATTTCGTTTGCAATAATCTTTGGTATCACCGTTATGGTCTTTGTATATTTTATTCCTTTATTTGTTAGCGAAACTAAGCAGCTTATTCAAAACGTTCCTGAATATATAGCACTTATTCAAAAGTGGTTTTACGAGATTGATTCCAAGCTTTTAAACAAATTAAATATTGATATCAAAGAAATACTAAATGCTAATTCCATCAATATAGAGGCAGTTTCTAAACAAACTTTGTCTATATTTTTGAACATTGTAAAGAGTATTTCCTCTAACATTTTGTATTATCTTCTTATTCCTATTATATCTTTTTACATCCTGAGAGATTGGAAGAGATTAGTTATGTGGATAAAATGGTTATTACCCGAGAAATATAGAAAGGAAGGACTTTATATATTTGCTGATATAAATAGGGTTCTTCATCAGTATATTCGAGGACAGCTTCTTGATGCTGTTATAGTTGGACTGTTGAGCTTTTTTGGGTTCTCACTACTTTCTGTAAGATACGCAGCTCTTTTGGGTGTGATAACCGGTATTGGCAATTTGATTCCCTATTTTGGACCAATATTTAGCAGTATTCCAGGGGTGATAATAGCGCTGTCTGATTCCTACATAAAGGCTATATTGGTGATAGTTTTTTTAGTTTTACTTCAGCAGGTGGATAGTTTTATCATATCCCCACGAGTTATTGGCTCAAAAGTCGGACTTCATCCTCTTACAATTATTATAGTTATCATCTTAGCAAACAAAATATTTGGATTTGTAGCCATGTTCTTTGCTATTCCCATTGCTGCAGTGATAAAAATTATATTTATTAACATTATGAAAAGGATAAAACCTGAAGAGATTGAGTGA